A stretch of the Sphingosinithalassobacter tenebrarum genome encodes the following:
- the mutL gene encoding DNA mismatch repair endonuclease MutL, with product MSIRRLPEHLVNRIAAGEVVERPASALKELVENAIDAGASRIAVRIAAGGTDSIEVTDDGCGMTPAEMTLALERHATSKLPDDAIESVETLGFRGEALPSIASVARLTLESRVRGADGWSRIVDNGALESEGPAALPPGTRVRVEQLFGRVPARRKFLRTARSEYAACLDAVRRLAMARPDIGFSLEHDGRRGLSVQPGETRPQRVAALTDRALAENSVAIDFEREGLILGGVAGLPTFNRGIADHQYLFVNGRPVKDRLLTGAVRGAYAEMLARDRHPVVALFLDVPPDVVDVNVHPAKTEVRFRDPQLVRGMIVSGLRRALDAAGHRAVQRPDDAALGMWQRESVAPPPPDATLWDRDRPPAAPAPAHVGDRRPSFIAPPLPQARAEVAAEPVPQGVQYPLGVARGQVSKTYIVAEAEDGLVIVDQHAAHERLVLERMRRAMGDGGVSSQRLLMPEVVELDETACDRLEERAGELAAFGLELDRFGPRAVIVRAVPAVLGGGDPSGLVADLADELAGFDEALSLKERIDHVAATMACHGSVRAGRVLSVAEMNALLREMEVTPHSGQCNHGRPTWVKLAHGDIEKLFGRK from the coding sequence ATGTCAATACGCCGCTTACCAGAACATCTTGTCAACCGGATCGCCGCAGGTGAAGTGGTCGAAAGACCAGCCAGCGCGCTCAAGGAACTCGTCGAAAATGCCATCGATGCCGGCGCGAGTCGAATCGCGGTGCGGATCGCGGCGGGCGGCACCGACAGTATCGAAGTGACGGATGACGGTTGCGGCATGACGCCTGCCGAGATGACGCTTGCCCTGGAGCGGCATGCGACCTCGAAATTGCCTGACGACGCGATCGAATCGGTGGAGACGCTCGGCTTTCGCGGCGAGGCGCTGCCTTCGATCGCCAGTGTCGCTCGGCTCACGCTGGAAAGCCGGGTGCGCGGCGCCGACGGCTGGTCGCGAATCGTCGATAACGGCGCCCTCGAATCGGAAGGGCCCGCCGCGCTCCCACCCGGTACGCGCGTTCGTGTCGAACAGCTGTTCGGGCGGGTGCCGGCACGGCGCAAGTTCCTACGGACAGCGCGGTCCGAATATGCCGCCTGCCTCGATGCCGTCCGGCGGCTGGCGATGGCGCGGCCCGATATCGGCTTTTCGCTCGAGCATGACGGGCGGCGCGGGCTTTCGGTGCAGCCGGGGGAAACCAGGCCGCAGCGAGTCGCCGCGCTGACCGATCGCGCGCTTGCGGAAAACAGCGTGGCAATCGACTTCGAGCGCGAGGGACTGATTCTCGGCGGTGTCGCCGGACTGCCGACGTTCAATCGCGGTATCGCGGATCACCAGTATCTGTTCGTCAATGGCCGGCCGGTGAAGGATCGGTTGCTCACCGGCGCGGTGCGTGGCGCTTATGCCGAGATGCTGGCAAGGGACCGCCATCCGGTGGTCGCGCTGTTCCTCGACGTGCCGCCCGACGTTGTCGATGTGAACGTCCACCCCGCCAAGACCGAAGTGCGCTTCCGTGATCCGCAGCTGGTCCGCGGGATGATCGTCAGCGGGCTGCGCCGCGCGCTGGATGCCGCCGGGCATCGGGCCGTGCAGCGCCCTGATGATGCCGCGCTTGGCATGTGGCAGCGCGAATCCGTCGCGCCGCCGCCGCCCGACGCGACATTATGGGATCGCGATCGACCCCCCGCGGCACCGGCGCCCGCGCATGTCGGCGATCGCCGGCCGTCCTTTATCGCCCCGCCCTTGCCACAGGCGCGCGCCGAGGTGGCGGCAGAGCCGGTACCGCAAGGTGTGCAATATCCGCTCGGCGTCGCGCGGGGGCAGGTCTCGAAGACCTATATCGTCGCCGAGGCCGAGGACGGGCTGGTGATTGTCGATCAGCACGCGGCGCATGAACGCCTCGTGCTCGAACGGATGCGGCGCGCGATGGGTGATGGCGGCGTATCGAGCCAGCGGCTGTTGATGCCCGAAGTGGTCGAGCTCGACGAGACCGCGTGCGACCGGCTCGAGGAGCGGGCAGGGGAACTGGCCGCCTTCGGGCTCGAACTTGACCGGTTCGGTCCGCGCGCGGTGATCGTCCGGGCGGTGCCGGCGGTACTCGGTGGTGGTGATCCGAGCGGCCTGGTTGCCGATCTTGCCGACGAGCTTGCCGGCTTTGACGAGGCATTGAGCCTCAAGGAGCGGATCGATCATGTCGCCGCGACGATGGCGTGCCACGGATCGGTGCGCGCGGG
- a CDS encoding rod shape-determining protein, giving the protein MIFSRFFKFMSHDMAIDLGTANTVVYLRGRGVVLNEPSVVAVETLNGVKKVKAVGDDAKLMMGKTPGSIEAIRPLRDGVIAEIEVAEKMIEHFIRKVHGGRKSAFRWPQIVICVPSGSTSVERRAIRDAASNAGASQVWLIEEPMAAAIGAEMPVTEPIGSMVVDIGGGTTEVAVLSLRGLAYSTSVRVGGDKMDEAIVSYVRRNHNLLIGESTAERIKQEVGVAKPPADGIGQSIHIKGRDLVNGVPKEIQINQGQIAEALSEPVGTIVEGVRIALENTAPELAADIVDQGIVLTGGGALLSGIDEVLRDETGLPVTVAEDPLTCVALGTGRALEDPVFRGVLLTV; this is encoded by the coding sequence ATGATTTTTTCCCGCTTCTTCAAATTCATGTCCCATGACATGGCCATCGATCTCGGAACCGCGAACACGGTGGTCTATCTGCGCGGCCGCGGCGTGGTGCTCAACGAGCCGTCGGTAGTCGCGGTCGAAACGCTGAACGGCGTCAAGAAGGTCAAGGCCGTCGGCGACGATGCCAAGCTGATGATGGGCAAGACTCCGGGATCGATCGAAGCGATTCGTCCGCTGCGCGACGGCGTGATTGCCGAAATCGAAGTCGCCGAGAAGATGATCGAGCATTTCATCCGCAAGGTGCATGGCGGCCGCAAATCGGCGTTCCGCTGGCCGCAGATCGTGATCTGCGTTCCTTCGGGCTCGACGTCGGTGGAACGCCGCGCGATTCGCGACGCCGCCTCCAACGCCGGAGCGAGCCAGGTCTGGCTGATCGAGGAACCGATGGCCGCCGCGATCGGCGCCGAAATGCCCGTTACCGAACCGATCGGCAGCATGGTGGTCGATATCGGCGGCGGCACTACCGAAGTCGCGGTGCTCTCGCTGCGCGGCCTTGCCTATTCGACGTCGGTCCGCGTCGGGGGCGACAAGATGGACGAAGCGATTGTCTCCTATGTCCGCCGCAACCACAACCTGCTGATCGGCGAATCGACCGCAGAGCGGATCAAGCAGGAAGTCGGCGTCGCCAAGCCGCCGGCCGACGGCATCGGCCAGTCGATTCACATCAAGGGCCGCGATCTCGTCAACGGCGTGCCCAAGGAAATCCAGATCAACCAGGGCCAGATCGCCGAAGCGCTGAGCGAACCGGTCGGCACCATCGTCGAAGGCGTGCGCATCGCGCTGGAAAACACCGCGCCCGAGCTCGCCGCCGACATCGTCGATCAGGGCATCGTCCTGACCGGCGGCGGCGCCCTGCTCTCTGGCATCGACGAAGTGCTTCGCGACGAGACCGGGCTGCCGGTTACTGTTGCCGAAGACCCGCTCACCTGCGTCGCGCTGGGCACCGGCAGGGCACTGGAAGATCCGGTGTTCCGCGGCGTTCTGCTGACCGTCTGA